The following proteins come from a genomic window of Populus alba chromosome 12, ASM523922v2, whole genome shotgun sequence:
- the LOC118044582 gene encoding uncharacterized protein — MVSDSINASIPSVPKDFGKKKRANRSAKLKQCKLDARREQWLSQGTVKNRGCKEELMGPRGSPQQIHEEGRKNPLENLQMRRQGRGVGEDEDENGSIHRDFDMDSPSNSPTGSSVLCGNDSSTNFTASSSGSSTSGSSGGCCSGSITDEDDEGGDSCLDDWEALADALAANDYDNKQENHDDDNNPCLELQSSPEHEPVVQLDCNSCNLGSNHENLTRERRIPSRVTPGNSRAWRPDDALRPQSLPNLSKQRRFPNTDRHYGRGMHAWVCASGVNVPSACPICTEDLDFTDASFLPCSCGFQVCLFCYNKMLELDGRCPNCRELYKNDSVEVEAIVPGSNLTLRLDRSCSMRS; from the exons ATGGTTTCCGATTCAATCAACGCTTCAATTCCTTCTGTCCCGAAAGATTTCGGCAAGAAGAAGAGG GCCAATAGGTCAGCCAAATTGAAACAGTGCAAGCTTGATGCTCGTCGTGAGCAATGGCTCTCTCAag gtaCAGTGAAGAATAGGGGATGCAAGGAGGAATTGATGGGCCCACGAGGGTCGCCACAACAAATTCATGAAGAGGGAAGGAAGAATCCGTTAGAAAACTTGCAGATGAGGCGGCAAGGAAGAGGAGTGGGGGAGGATGAGGATGAAAATGGGTCGATCCATCGTGATTTTGATATGGATTCCCCTTCAAATAGTCCTACTGGCAGCAGTGTCCTATGTGGAAATGATTCAAGCACCAATTTTACTGCTTCCAGCAGTGGCAGCAGTACTAGTGGAAGTAGCGGTGGTTGTTGCTCTGGTAGCATAACGGACGAGGATGACGAAGGGGGTGATAGTTGCTTGGATGATTGGGAGGCTTTGGCCGATGCTTTAGCTGCCAATGACTATGATAATAAACAAGAAAACCATGATGATGACAACAATCCATGTTTGGAATTGCAGTCTTCACCGGAGCATGAACCTGTTGTTCAATTGGATTGTAATTCGTGCAACTTGGGTTCTAATCATGAGAATTTGACGCGGGAGAGAAGGATCCCATCAAGAGTGACTCCTGGGAATAGTCGGGCTTGGAGGCCGGATGATGCACTTCGTCCGCAGAGTCTTCCTAATTTGTCCAAGCAGCGGCGCTTTCCGAATACTGATAGGCATTATGGACGGGGAATGCATGCGTGGGTTTGTGCTAGTGGTGTTAATGTGCCATCTGCATGTCCTATATGTACAGAAGATTTGGACTTCACAGATGCGAGTTTCCTGCCATGTTCATGTGGGTTTCAAGTCTGCCTTTTCTGCTACAACAAAATGCTTGAGCTGGATGGCCGCTGTCCGAACTGCAGGGAACTGTACAAGAATGATTCTGTAGAGGTGGAGGCCATTGTGCCCGGAAGTAATCTGACTTTAAGGTTGGATCGTTCTTGTAGCATGAGGTCATAG